The DNA region AGACCTCATTCGTAATCCTAACACAACCCTTGCTTAAATACGGTTATCTAACGTTGGCGTTTTTCAATGATAGCTGATATAACTGTGACGAAAACCCAACAGTGCTTTAACCTTTCTTCACAGCTGCAACTCAATTCCTAGTATGTAAACGTAACATTTTTCCGTAACGATAATACATAATTTACTCTCACTAAGTCGCTGCACTACTGCCAGTGATCACCCATTAATTGAACGGGATAGTGCTTGGTGCAGCATATATACTGCACATTGTATAATGCATGTGCTACAAATCCACGAGCATATGTCCTGTCTGATAAGTAGCATTCTGTCATTTTATCTGATATGAGATCATAATGAAAAACCTAGCTATGATATTTGTTATCCTAACTTTTAATCATGATTCATCATACTAATTCATAACCCTAATGACTCACTGAGGTGTCTCAAGGTTACTTTTGTATCTCTCAAacgtcgttcataaattagtcTCGGTCTGAAATAACCTAGCACGAGGATAACTGGGGCCAATCCACTGCATTCATCTCCTCCACAACTGACGCTTCTGTATGTGTTAAACTAGAGTGAACCTCAAGAGGCTTTTAAACGATTGAGTTTCACCAGTATATTTCTAAACTTGGAATGCAGATCATATTGCATTGAAGCTGGCTTAGATAAAAACGCACACTAAAACAAGTTTTAGTGAATGGATAGAAAAGCAGTTTACTTAAAAaagttttgaaatttttttgGATTAAACTGACCTTGATTACACATTCAGCTACTTCATTAGCAAAATGCCCAAaagttattgttttacttgaggATGTACTAATAAATTCCAATTGATCAACGTTTAACACATGAAATCGAATCCATGCCAATCGTAAAGACGGTGGATCACTTGATTTGGTAGTCGATAAAGAACTTAATTGACTTTCACTGCTTGGAATAATACTTTCATTCAGATGTATCCAGTGCCATAGTTGGTAATGAACTGGCACTAAGAATGTAGTAATAGGTTCCAAGTCCCATATGCCGGCAGAATTAGTCTAAAGAATAAATTCAGCACTTACGGAAATGAGGGAAATATTacttaaaatatattaaaatgcTATTCAGCTTAATAATCTGCTCATGGAAGAAAAATTTAAACATGACCCGATGACAATAAGGTTATCAAATAGTATATTTGACACAGTTACTTTTCAAGTTTTGACTAAATGtaaagataaaataaattaagtttgaatcattttatttagGTGGATAAATATCACGTTCTAGGCGATAGATCAAACTTAGAAAAGTCAGCTTCTAACCTTAGATACgattaaactaaataaattggTCAGTTCGGATGGGCATCTCCTAACAGAACTAATTGTTATGGTTTTTTGTACAAGCAGTAGCTCGGAAAACAGCATTCTAAAGATCTTTTAGTGGGTTTGTGTAATTCTTTGGTGAACCTTTCAAACGATTCGTCTGTCTAGTTCTACAAATCCCTTTATCGTAATTTAACCATAATAATAGGCTGTCTTTGGTTCAAACTCTTTCCAAACACCCTGCTAGCAATGACAGAACCtaaaacaataaatgttttattcaatataactTGAATAGCATTAAAGTGATTTACATTTTTCTCCCAGTACAAGAAAAgggtttatttaaaaaaatagtggACAAGACGAAACTAAAATATCAAGCGATTTCTTCAGAAACAAGGATTAATGTATCACTAAACTGTAAAGTTTGAAAACTTACGCAACATGGAGTGACGGTAGTACTAAATGAAGCACTTGATAAAAATGAATCAAACACTTTAAACCACTTTACGTGAACTGATGAGGCAACATTTCCGTTAAATAGATCGCGATTCGAAATATCGTCTCCAAAATCACCATTGATATGTTCTACTATTGTAGATGGTTGGATGTTACTACTTGATCGTATAGGAATTGATAAATCGTAACCATTTTTCAAACTATTGACAAGCTGATGAAATTTTAAACTTGTCATAGAAATATATAATCCATCCTCGACGATTATTGCACTGCAAAATGGGGCGTGACCAGAAAAAGCTACAAAGCTCAAACCAGTTACctataaacaaaaaaattgaacatttatttataatttttgcaCTACAACGATATAACGTGTAATACAAAATCGGGAACACAGGCGCCTTCTACGCAACCGTTCTTGGATAACCTGGATTACGAATGAGGTCTAACGTATTCAATAAATGGCTAGGTACGCACGAGAGTGGAAAGAGCCTGCTATCCCTCTCTAATTGCTCTCACATGACTACGGGTATATagccactgccagagaagtcctactcactaccttctcgtagTGGAGGGTTTACGAAATTTGAGGGGACggaaagcgaacgtccggcgcttgaaccgggttggtgggtacggaggacccacctaggggagttagaaatccctgattccaaaccaaaggTGGACATGGACTCCAAGATCATGAGGGAACAACTGGCGTATGAACCCATTCTTGATCACCAGATACCATGGGACGGCATCTGCTAACATTGCTACGCTGTCttttggattagacctctaggtcaaaagTTCGGCGAGAGGTCTCTTGAGAAAATCatatgcttcggtttgggtgccTGGAGAGTATCCcggcccacacacaaatataacGATTTTTACCAACGAAGGAAGTGTTTCCGGTTCCCCTTGCTATCCATATAAACGATATTTACGAATACCTAATTACAAGCTGATTTATTTTAGCCACTTTATCTTTCTATTCATTTCGTGCATACTTTTACACTTCAACACACTCAGAAACTCGTCTTCGGTGAATGTTCTAACTAGTCTAAATAGTCTCAAGTTGCGGAACGATTGAATTCACGATTGATTCCCACCGAGAGCGATACCCGATACAGGTTTCCTGAAACCATGTATACCATTTGAACCGGACTGCTTCAACGTTCACACAAATGCAGATTTAGATGTCTTTTAGAAGTATTGAGACCGATATCTCCTGCATCTCCAAGACCTGTATAAGACACCAGCGATGCGCTACAAATTAGTTCCCCGTCTGTCAATTTGGAGAGCTTGTTTTACCTGCGCTTATCCAGAGGTTCTAGGGCATTTATGTCCAGTTTTCCTGGCGTTGGTGTCTCATTTAGTGCCAGAGTGGAGGTAAAACTCACCTGCTGGACTCCCATTAACAGTGATTTACCTGGCGTTAGGGTAGAAAGTTTCATCAGTGAGAAACTTACGTGGGTAACATTCTCTCTGGGTGGTCACTGAGGACTCGTTGGTCACAGGTCATTTTCTTATTGTGTAGCGCACATATATTTTGGTGCGCCtatgtaccaatgtttatgtgtttaaataaataaatagttgtatatatgtgttaaaGAGTAACTAAGCATAAGCAAGTCGCGTTTTAGAAAGTGACAGGACCTTGAACTATAATCTCAACAACTAAAACTGATGAGTTGAGTGAAATGGGTAGTCAGTTGTAAGCTTTGCATAAccaataaatataatgaataccTTGAGTCTTGTATTTTCAATTGAAATAGCCTCAGTCTCGAAGGTCTGGAAACAATTTTGGTCAGTaaaataatttagatttgaGGTCATTTGTGAACTGGTCACATTCTGACAAATTAACTTATTGTGGTTGTCTTTAGACCCTTTATGTAGTATTTTTGACTGCGAACAAACTAAATGGGAATCGGACATTGGGTTACAATCGGCTGATAGGGCAAATGTCATTGACTCCATAGCACTCGAGTCTAGAAACCTAGCCACAGAAGCACATGAAGACATGGGTATCTGAATTTGACAAAAGGAAGAAGAATGAAAAACTGTGTAGTAATGACTACAAAGGTATTATGATGATCACATCGAATGTTTGGGATTCATAATAACAATACCCAGTAAATTCCATTGGTCAATCGGTTAAAAGATCAATATGGGGTAGCGGATAAAAATTTAACTCAGACTGAGGATTGTGAGAGAGGTTGTATCCTTTGAGGtggatattttaatttaaaaacttAACATTAATAGATAGAAATGACTCTACTGAAAATGTATTTCAGACAGTGAAGTTAGTGCTGTGATAGATGCAAAAATTGTTCGAATCACActttttcagtcagtcagtcagtcagtaacaacgtagaactgcgtatgtatgtacatcagttcgagttgccataacacagtagcacagagatgcagttgtcgattcaaatcccgtagtggtagagacatgaagaattcaaaagattagaatttgggagaacacaaagagtggatgcacctgcgccattgcaaacgattttgagccatgtcattcagggtctctaaccatcgattgctatcgtctcgtggcccccaaccaggtagtttacacctaccaacacggctcagtccacttatcagtgacttcatggatttgtgccatgttttgatctggccgcccctatctttcttccaacctactcctacaccataaaacattgcACGCCggagcagtcggtggttgggcatacgtaacacgtgtcccagacatctcaactgatgaagtagtaaaactccatcaattgatttgccatccttacctagtacccgtttcctaacaactgcattacttgctcgatggtcccaggatatacgagcaatgtttcgaagacacctatgatcaaatactagtaacctacgaatatcctctactcttattggccatgtttcactgccataaagtaggtcATACTTTTTACTGGGTAAGGTATATGGAAGAACGGTATGTCGGACAATCCTAATGGAACCATATGCTATTACTAGACCAGACAGGTTACATGATTCCTCAAAGACAAATGGTGAATGAGAAATCAAAATGTCGGAGAGCGTTTTGTGAGTGGATTATTCATCGGGGCAGGGTCATTACTTGCATACCTTTATGTGCGTTGATCTGttatcatatatatacacacgACCTGTTTCAATACCCATTCAGCCTTTAACATTACAAAATTCTATCTTATTACTTCGCACACAGCTAATCCAGAGATAGGAAGTGTGTAATGTGGCTGGGTCGGATCGTAGGATGAAGAAAGAATCAGAGTTGACTTGACTTGTCAAGACACGCAAAATGTGCCAATTAAAAACAGATATTTGAAGATACTATTCCAAACAAATGAGGAAAGGCAAAACGAATACAGTGATCAGCTAGGAAATCACATAGATAACTAATCTTTTCAGACTTACTAGAAGCTCCACAATTACATCTTCGACACCATCATTATGTGTAGTAGTATTCGTATCCGATTCACTTTTAACTACATTCAAATGTGCATAGAATccatttatatgaaataataattctgGTAATGGAATACATCTTTGTTTAGGTGTAAATGTCATGAAATCTGGATAGATAAATGGTTTTATATTAGTGAATAATTGTAAGAAGCTTTCTCCGTCTAGTTTACAATCAAATAAAATCTTGCGATCACGGTCGGATAACAAAGTAGTTGGATAATAATGTGACATTTTGCCTAGATTCAATAAAATTCTACTCGGTAGATGATATGCCCAAGGTGCTTCTTGTATATGCACTAGTAGAGCGATTAAGAACGGTGGATTTGGTAGATGTAGGCCTAATAAACATTGGTGAGTTGGATGGAAAAATACGAATCCATATGGATTGCTACTTCCATAATTACTACTTGTTAAAGATCTGGAATTAAGCCAATAGTAACCATTCGTCATATCTGAGTCAGTACAGGGTGAACTAGAACAACGATCATTTGCAAAGTAAAGTTTTTCAAAGAAACAATCATGTGAACGAAATGGTGCTGAACCGAACGGTCTATTATACGTTTGAGAGTTGAATGATTCTAAGTGAAGAAAGACAAATGAATAGGAGGAGTAACGAAACTGGAAAATATTGTAGATGAAAAATTTATGTAAAAGGAAATGTTAAAAAATGTGATATGGTATAAAACATTCTCTGAATAAACGTATATCCAGTTATACCTGTTTGATGTCCTTTGATATACAATGAGATCATACCCTATAATACCAAAGTGCATTGAAGGCTTACTAAATTCAGTGAGGTTTTCTTTCTGCCTTGAATAAGAACGTGCAATTAGGGTTATGTATATAATACGAAAAATAGTTGTTGCATATACGGAGTGTGGCAAGGTAATTCAGTAGACAGTTATTTCAGGAAGGGAGACTAAATTCCTCATTCCGAGCTAATGCATAGGTTTATAAAGACTATCAATGCTGGGGTAATGAACGATTACTAGTAATACGTTACAAGAGAAACATAGAAACTTTTATTTCGCTAATGTCGATTTGTGGAATAAGAACTACGTAAAAAATTACAGGCACGCATCATCAGTATACAGAATACCAGCAATACAAACGGTGGAAAACCATTTGATACTTACCAAAATTAACATCACTTTTAACTTGTTTCTCAGCATAATTCACTAAAGCTTGATATATAAGCCAGTATTGATAAAATATCTCCATGGGTGGTAGTTTTTCATCAAAACGTCTACGTAACAGAATTACAATTTCTTCTTGACCAAACTGATAAAAGCCACTCGATGAGAAACACCAAGCTGATTGCTTTAAACAGCAATTTAATTCAGTTGAATGAACACGAATATGGAGATTCCGAGTGAGAGCTATTGTTATACCAGGAGACACATTATCTGACTAAGGAAAATTTTAGGCAAAATTCTTGATAACGATTACAATTAAACTGAATTATATAGATGAAAGGATGAATGTGAAAATAATTTGTTGTAATAGTAACAAAATTTATATGACCAGTAAAACTGCTACTCATTGGTAATTAAATTTATGTAAATATGAAAGTTAATGAAAATTCACACAATCAACTAAACAGTGATATCTCCTGTACATACCAAAGTAATTCATGATTATCACATGGTTAAATATCAGGAGGTCAAAGAAAATTAATGGTAAGTCCCACACATGCCTATTGTGAACTGATCAAAAATAAAACCTTCGATGAATCTATTCCCTttattacgacccagctattcctattacTTAGTATTtttggacaccgattcactcgacaagtcctcAAATCAGAATACGATTGAACAAGAAAGAAATTATATTCCAGATGACAAGGAT from Schistosoma haematobium chromosome ZW, whole genome shotgun sequence includes:
- a CDS encoding hypothetical protein (EggNog:ENOG41035JV~COG:V), which encodes MEIFYQYWLIYQALVNYAEKQVKSDVNFESFNSQTYNRPFGSAPFRSHDCFFEKLYFANDRCSSSPCTDSDMTNGYYWLNSRSLTSSNYGSSNPYGFVFFHPTHQCLLGLHLPNPPFLIALLVHIQEAPWAYHLPSRILLNLGKMSHYYPTTLLSDRDRKILFDCKLDGESFLQLFTNIKPFIYPDFMTFTPKQRCIPLPELLFHINGFYAHLNVVKSESDTNTTTHNDGVEDVIVELLIPMSSCASVARFLDSSAMESMTFALSADCNPMSDSHLVCSQSKILHKGSKDNHNKLICQNVTSSQMTSNLNYFTDQNCFQTFETEAISIENTRLKVTGLSFVAFSGHAPFCSAIIVEDGLYISMTSLKFHQLVNSLKNGYDLSIPIRSSSNIQPSTIVEHINGDFGDDISNRDLFNGNVASSVHVKWFKVFDSFLSSASFSTTVTPCCTNSAGIWDLEPITTFLVPVHYQLWHWIHLNESIIPSSESQLSSLSTTKSSDPPSLRLAWIRFHVLNVDQLEFISTSSSKTITFGHFANEVAECVIKVSLIQKNFKTFLSKLLFYPFTKTCFSVRFYLSQLQCNMICIPSLEIYW
- a CDS encoding hypothetical protein (EggNog:ENOG41035JV~COG:V), producing the protein MSKSTTPSEEFGYPNLPVRQKSDQESISQCIKTLKSRRPNTLDFSPLALGNRDRNHKTYAKRPTVLSVHDSLQKAVCSASAYSSSAISDCPIKRPNFLPIPSQGSKYPGFPKPSDGLMPGNSKNTISTVKAPLNTGNIHAIHPDSMGLFIKKNTQLLKYHTCRTSLRCRPNKCGHMSTKNFIAWSRNNTQLYSVLCFDKFRIIHKRLHCPYFSTCNNLKRRAFNHSSYVFGGSSYLPHSQTFPSLLSFRRCCSYTFTKHMNFTSSDIRTSSIRLCPRYCRRTNNSVGTVTFGKPSETIEVPVFNSTNLPEVYDILMKSSKKLGEPTNKPHIEKVTLPNTISNDKNVQTINININDANHVFQLRIDSSLTNTSLDGKQLHTTKKLQQIQPNGDIWPPLVISFHPELVLQFNPPVGLLISLLENTNKTSGDLYNKNVHELTIDSEKGSLDSVSMIPVTQSECLSKSDNVSPGITIALTRNLHIRVHSTELNCCLKQSAWCFSSSGFYQFGQEEIVILLRRRFDEKLPPMEIFYQYWLIYQALVNYAEKQVKSDVNFESFNSQTYNRPFGSAPFRSHDCFFEKLYFANDRCSSSPCTDSDMTNGYYWLNSRSLTSSNYGSSNPYGFVFFHPTHQCLLGLHLPNPPFLIALLVHIQEAPWAYHLPSRILLNLGKMSHYYPTTLLSDRDRKILFDCKLDGESFLQLFTNIKPFIYPDFMTFTPKQRCIPLPELLFHINGFYAHLNVVKSESDTNTTTHNDGVEDVIVELLIPMSSCASVARFLDSSAMESMTFALSADCNPMSDSHLVCSQSKILHKGSKDNHNKLICQNVTSSQMTSNLNYFTDQNCFQTFETEAISIENTRLKVTGLSFVAFSGHAPFCSAIIVEDGLYISMTSLKFHQLVNSLKNGYDLSIPIRSSSNIQPSTIVEHINGDFGDDISNRDLFNGNVASSVHVKWFKVFDSFLSSASFSTTVTPCCTNSAGIWDLEPITTFLVPVHYQLWHWIHLNESIIPSSESQLSSLSTTKSSDPPSLRLAWIRFHVLNVDQLEFISTSSSKTITFGHFANEVAECVIKALRPYLGHLLSNNRTQITLRILLQPPDQVGYRMGASCQEVYTLHNQLDSSNDLENASCENCEEMYADALDDILLPVLSSWTSCLKIVDVNIKEIERRSPSTSNSCYHLNEIIQMEFDFCILN